In Thermus albus, the following proteins share a genomic window:
- a CDS encoding DNA cytosine methyltransferase: protein MSARILFALFVLLLLVLFSWLNWGEVTKPTSLSLGLTRVEAPLGLVLVVALGVVSLLYLIFTIGLETAALLEVRRYARELLHYKKLAEEAEQSRYTELRRYLEEELKRLAEVEKEEIRALEARLAEILEKHGNTLAAYIGELEDQVLRLLQERGGNA, encoded by the coding sequence ATGAGCGCACGCATCCTTTTTGCCCTCTTCGTCCTCCTTCTGCTGGTGCTCTTCTCCTGGCTCAACTGGGGGGAGGTCACCAAACCCACCTCCTTGTCCCTGGGCCTCACCCGGGTGGAGGCTCCTTTGGGCTTGGTTCTGGTGGTGGCCTTGGGGGTGGTTTCCCTCCTCTACCTCATCTTCACCATCGGCCTGGAAACCGCCGCCCTCCTGGAGGTGCGGCGCTACGCCCGGGAGCTTCTCCACTACAAAAAGCTGGCCGAGGAAGCGGAGCAGAGCCGCTACACCGAGCTCAGGCGCTACCTGGAAGAGGAACTGAAGCGCCTGGCGGAGGTGGAGAAGGAGGAGATCCGGGCCCTCGAGGCCCGCCTGGCGGAAATCCTGGAAAAGCACGGCAACACCCTGGCCGCCTACATCGGTGAACTGGAGGACCAGGTGCTAAGGCTCCTCCAGGAGCGAGGAGGAAACGCCTGA
- the rpsM gene encoding 30S ribosomal protein S13, translating to MARIAGVEIPRNKRVDVALTYIYGVGPARAKEALEKTGINPATRVKDLTEAEVVRLREYVENAWKLEGELRAEVAANIKRLMDIGCYRGLRHRRGLPVRGQRTRTNARTRKGPRKTVAGKKKAPRK from the coding sequence GTGGCCAGGATTGCAGGCGTGGAGATTCCCAGGAACAAGCGGGTGGACGTGGCCCTCACCTACATCTACGGGGTGGGGCCGGCCCGGGCCAAGGAGGCCTTGGAGAAGACGGGCATCAATCCGGCAACCCGGGTGAAGGACCTCACCGAGGCGGAGGTGGTGCGCCTTCGGGAGTACGTGGAGAACGCCTGGAAGCTGGAGGGTGAGCTCAGGGCGGAGGTGGCCGCCAACATCAAGCGCCTCATGGACATCGGTTGCTACCGGGGCCTCCGCCATCGCCGCGGCTTGCCGGTGAGGGGGCAGCGCACCCGCACCAACGCCCGTACCCGTAAGGGCCCCCGAAAGACGGTGGCGGGCAAGAAGAAGGCGCCTAGGAAGTAG
- a CDS encoding SPOR domain-containing protein, with the protein MRWLRENWLDFLIFLLIALVAAGIVLYLTGINPFARSKVDTSLQPGPSVTSSPAPSSVPPSQVAPAPQIPPSEAKPPPEPVVTVLPLPQAPVEPAPAPKPPAEPKATAPARPKAPSPPAPTPSGAYRVAVGAFANPENAAKLRQELAQKGYPARLEPVGNLTRVVVGPYATEAEARRVAEALASYGAQVYRGQGAPLPASGTLYLQVGAFQKEENALALAGKLKEMGLPVVLVRDGVYRVRVGPVAEEEKEALKAKVRALGLEALEVR; encoded by the coding sequence ATGCGTTGGCTACGTGAGAACTGGTTGGACTTCCTCATCTTTCTCCTCATCGCCTTGGTGGCGGCGGGCATTGTCCTTTACCTGACCGGAATCAATCCCTTTGCTCGGTCCAAGGTGGACACCTCCCTCCAGCCCGGGCCTTCGGTGACCTCCTCGCCTGCCCCCTCCTCGGTTCCACCTTCCCAGGTGGCGCCTGCCCCTCAGATTCCCCCCTCCGAGGCCAAGCCTCCCCCGGAACCCGTGGTTACGGTGCTGCCCTTGCCCCAGGCTCCCGTGGAGCCCGCCCCTGCCCCCAAGCCGCCTGCGGAACCCAAGGCCACGGCCCCGGCCAGGCCGAAAGCCCCATCCCCTCCAGCCCCTACCCCCAGCGGGGCCTACAGGGTGGCGGTGGGAGCCTTCGCCAACCCGGAAAACGCCGCCAAGCTTCGCCAGGAGCTGGCCCAGAAGGGTTATCCAGCGCGCTTGGAACCCGTGGGGAACCTGACCCGGGTGGTGGTGGGTCCTTATGCCACCGAGGCGGAAGCGCGCCGGGTGGCGGAGGCTTTGGCCTCGTATGGCGCCCAGGTTTACCGGGGCCAAGGGGCACCCCTGCCCGCCTCAGGCACCCTTTACCTACAGGTGGGGGCTTTCCAGAAGGAGGAAAACGCCTTGGCCCTGGCGGGGAAGCTCAAGGAGATGGGCCTACCGGTGGTCTTGGTGAGGGATGGGGTTTACCGGGTCCGCGTCGGCCCGGTGGCCGAGGAGGAGAAGGAGGCCCTTAAGGCCAAGGTGCGGGCCTTGGGCCTCGAGGCCCTGGAGGTGCGATGA
- the infA gene encoding translation initiation factor IF-1, whose translation MAKEKDTIRAEGVVTEALPNTTFRVKLDSGPEILAYISGKMRMHYIRILPGDRVVVEITPYDPTRGRIVYRK comes from the coding sequence ATGGCGAAGGAGAAGGACACCATTCGGGCAGAGGGCGTGGTTACCGAGGCCTTGCCCAACACCACGTTTCGGGTGAAGTTGGACTCGGGGCCCGAGATCCTGGCCTACATCTCGGGCAAGATGCGCATGCACTACATCCGCATCCTGCCTGGGGACCGGGTGGTGGTGGAGATTACCCCCTACGACCCCACGCGGGGCCGCATCGTGTACAGGAAGTAG
- a CDS encoding redox-sensing transcriptional repressor Rex — translation MKVPSAAISRLVTYLRILEELEAKGIHRTSSEQLAEEAQVTAFQVRKDLSYFGSYGTRGVGYTVPVLKRELRHILGLNRKWGLCIVGMGRLGSALADYPGFGESFELRGFFDVDPEKIGRRVGNGVVEHLDLLPERVPGRIEIALLTVPREAAQEAANRLVAAGIKGILNFAPTVLEVPKEVAVENVDFLAGLTRLSFAILNPKWREEMMG, via the coding sequence ATGAAGGTACCCAGCGCCGCCATTAGCCGTTTGGTGACCTATTTGCGTATTCTGGAGGAACTGGAGGCCAAGGGGATCCACCGCACCAGCTCCGAGCAGCTGGCGGAGGAGGCTCAGGTGACCGCCTTCCAGGTGCGTAAGGACCTATCCTACTTTGGTTCCTACGGCACCCGGGGGGTGGGCTACACGGTGCCCGTGCTCAAACGGGAGCTCCGCCACATCCTGGGCCTTAATCGGAAGTGGGGCCTCTGCATTGTGGGCATGGGCCGATTGGGAAGTGCCTTGGCCGACTATCCTGGCTTTGGGGAGAGCTTTGAGCTACGGGGTTTCTTTGATGTAGACCCGGAAAAGATTGGCCGTCGGGTGGGGAATGGGGTGGTGGAGCACCTGGACCTCTTGCCGGAGAGGGTGCCAGGCCGCATAGAGATCGCCCTCCTCACCGTTCCCCGGGAGGCGGCCCAAGAGGCCGCCAACCGCCTGGTGGCCGCTGGCATTAAGGGCATCCTCAACTTCGCCCCCACGGTCCTGGAGGTGCCCAAGGAGGTGGCGGTGGAGAACGTGGACTTCCTTGCGGGCCTGACCCGCTTGAGCTTTGCTATACTCAATCCCAAGTGGCGCGAGGAGATGATGGGGTGA
- a CDS encoding DMT family transporter — protein MGYLYLLLAAFLWGLIGPVSRLAFQEGLTPLAVAFFRAVIAWVFFGTHALFLRQVRVEGRDALPLLLFGLVGVSLFYGSYQLAVVYGGAALASVLLYTAPAWVALLSRVVLKEPLDPTGLWAVALTLLGVGLMGAGGGSGVRVLYLALFFGLLSGFTYALYYIFGKLYLPRYATPTLFLYALPVGALGLLPWVEFLPLSPKGMGALLFLGTFSTYGAYLAYYAGLRRLPATRASVVATLEPVVANLFAYLLFREVLSLWAYLGAGLVLLAVLLTVRR, from the coding sequence ATGGGCTACCTGTACCTGCTCCTGGCGGCCTTCCTTTGGGGTCTCATCGGCCCTGTAAGCCGCCTGGCCTTTCAGGAAGGGCTTACCCCGCTTGCCGTGGCCTTTTTCCGGGCGGTCATCGCCTGGGTGTTCTTCGGCACGCATGCCCTCTTCCTGCGCCAGGTCAGGGTGGAGGGCCGGGATGCCTTACCCCTCCTTCTTTTCGGTCTGGTGGGGGTTTCCCTCTTCTACGGCTCCTACCAGCTGGCGGTGGTCTACGGGGGGGCGGCCTTGGCTTCTGTCCTTTTGTACACGGCCCCCGCTTGGGTGGCCCTCCTTTCCCGGGTGGTTCTCAAGGAACCCCTGGACCCCACGGGGCTTTGGGCGGTGGCCCTGACCCTTCTGGGGGTGGGGCTGATGGGGGCGGGAGGGGGGAGTGGGGTACGGGTCCTGTACCTGGCCCTTTTCTTCGGGCTCCTTTCCGGGTTCACCTATGCCCTTTACTACATCTTCGGCAAGCTTTACCTCCCCCGTTACGCCACCCCCACCCTCTTCCTCTACGCCCTGCCCGTGGGGGCCTTGGGGCTTTTGCCCTGGGTGGAGTTCCTGCCTCTGAGCCCAAAGGGCATGGGAGCCTTGCTCTTCTTGGGGACGTTTTCCACGTATGGGGCCTACCTGGCCTACTATGCGGGTTTAAGGCGCCTTCCCGCCACCCGGGCCAGCGTGGTGGCCACCCTCGAGCCCGTGGTGGCCAACCTGTTCGCCTATCTCCTTTTCCGGGAGGTGCTTTCCCTATGGGCTTACCTGGGGGCGGGCCTGGTGCTCCTGGCGGTGCTCCTTACGGTGCGGCGCTAG
- a CDS encoding HNH endonuclease, whose translation MDLDAPRVLVLNAAYEVLGLASIKRSVLLVLSGGAEMLSESGRYLHTPSTRIPVPSVIRLKRLVRRGPSRIPLNRRNILRRDRYTCQYCGRQGGELTVDHVLPKSRGGRSTWENLVTACRPCNLKKGDRTPEEAGMRLLKPPRAPRAPLFLSDLKEVPEDWQPYLQVWLT comes from the coding sequence TTGGACCTGGATGCCCCAAGGGTGCTGGTGCTGAACGCCGCCTACGAGGTCTTGGGGCTGGCCAGCATCAAGCGAAGCGTCCTCCTGGTGCTTTCCGGGGGAGCGGAGATGCTTTCGGAAAGCGGCCGCTACCTGCACACCCCATCCACCCGGATCCCCGTCCCCAGCGTCATCCGCTTGAAGCGCCTGGTGCGGCGGGGGCCAAGCCGCATCCCCCTCAACCGCCGCAACATCCTGAGGCGGGACCGCTACACCTGCCAGTACTGTGGAAGGCAAGGGGGGGAGCTGACCGTGGACCACGTGCTTCCTAAAAGCCGGGGCGGCCGGAGTACCTGGGAAAACCTGGTGACCGCCTGCCGTCCCTGCAACCTGAAGAAGGGGGACCGCACCCCCGAGGAGGCGGGGATGCGCCTGCTCAAGCCCCCCCGGGCGCCCAGGGCGCCCCTTTTTCTTTCCGACCTGAAAGAGGTCCCCGAGGACTGGCAACCCTACCTTCAGGTGTGGCTAACCTGA
- a CDS encoding tetratricopeptide repeat protein → MTRPFPKALSLLLGLGLALAQTPLERAESLFKAGEYAQAALAYEEVLAQDYGLFEAHLGLGVSLFRLGRLEEARFAFDQMVRVFPDRYEGYFNLGQVQLRLGRPKEAAEAFAKAVELRPTEEAYLGWASALTQAGQAKEAAGVLGRGLTPERSPAYHLALAQALYASGARAEAVPVLYGLVNREPGLAEGWDLLARILAEEGLKERALRELDRGLKAVEGKARARLLLRKAQLSSRPEPLLREAYALDPSLWEAAYLLGQARLEAGDAKGALGYLLAAYRVSPEPQVALSLAVASLRLRDYKNAYRYADEAGPLGTFLKAQAAYALGRKEEALKLLGGMATPEAQALRGALLLEMGRLEEALALLRPLYESGRDPEVGVNLAAALVALGRFGDAEVVLREVLQRAPNQAAAWYNLGLALRGLGREAEGQRALAQAAALGSKEAQALLRR, encoded by the coding sequence ATGACGAGACCTTTTCCCAAAGCCCTTTCCCTTCTCCTCGGGCTGGGTCTGGCTTTGGCGCAAACCCCTTTGGAGCGAGCGGAATCGCTATTCAAAGCCGGGGAGTACGCCCAGGCCGCCTTGGCTTACGAGGAGGTTCTGGCGCAGGATTATGGCCTCTTTGAGGCCCATTTGGGCCTGGGAGTAAGCCTCTTTCGCCTGGGCCGCCTCGAGGAGGCCCGCTTCGCCTTTGACCAGATGGTCCGGGTCTTCCCCGACCGCTACGAGGGGTATTTCAACCTGGGCCAGGTCCAGTTGCGCCTGGGAAGGCCCAAGGAAGCAGCGGAGGCCTTTGCCAAAGCGGTGGAACTCAGGCCCACAGAGGAAGCCTACCTGGGATGGGCCAGCGCCCTCACCCAGGCGGGCCAGGCCAAAGAGGCGGCGGGGGTCTTAGGGAGGGGGCTTACCCCAGAGCGGAGCCCGGCCTACCACCTGGCCCTGGCCCAGGCCCTGTACGCCTCGGGGGCCCGGGCGGAGGCGGTGCCGGTGCTTTATGGCCTTGTGAACCGGGAGCCTGGGCTGGCTGAGGGCTGGGACCTTTTAGCCCGCATCCTGGCGGAGGAGGGCCTCAAGGAGAGGGCCCTAAGGGAGCTGGACCGAGGGCTTAAGGCGGTGGAGGGGAAGGCTAGGGCCCGGCTCCTCCTGCGCAAGGCCCAGCTTTCCTCCCGCCCCGAGCCCCTGTTGCGGGAGGCCTATGCCTTGGATCCATCCCTGTGGGAGGCCGCCTACCTTCTAGGGCAGGCCCGCCTCGAGGCGGGGGATGCCAAGGGAGCCCTGGGCTACCTGCTGGCCGCCTACCGGGTAAGCCCCGAGCCCCAGGTGGCCTTGAGCCTGGCGGTGGCCTCCTTGCGCTTAAGGGATTACAAAAACGCCTATCGCTATGCCGACGAGGCTGGGCCTTTAGGCACCTTCCTAAAGGCCCAAGCCGCCTATGCCTTGGGCCGGAAGGAGGAGGCCCTTAAGCTCCTGGGGGGGATGGCCACCCCGGAGGCCCAGGCCCTTAGGGGGGCGTTGCTGCTGGAAATGGGCCGCCTCGAGGAGGCCCTGGCCCTCCTCCGCCCCCTTTACGAGTCTGGCCGGGACCCGGAGGTGGGGGTCAACCTAGCGGCGGCCCTGGTGGCCTTGGGGCGGTTTGGCGATGCGGAGGTGGTCCTGAGGGAGGTGTTGCAGAGGGCGCCCAACCAGGCGGCGGCCTGGTATAACCTGGGCTTAGCCCTTAGAGGTTTAGGCCGGGAGGCGGAAGGCCAGCGGGCCTTGGCCCAGGCAGCCGCCCTGGGCTCAAAGGAGGCGCAGGCCCTCCTGCGGAGGTAG
- a CDS encoding DNA-directed RNA polymerase subunit alpha, which translates to MLESKLKAPVFTVRTQGREYGEFVLEPLERGFGVTLGNPLRRILLSSIPGTAVTSVYIEDVLHEFSTIPGVKEDVVEIILNLKELVVRFLDPRMQTTTLILKAQGPKVVRAGDFVVPPDAEILNPDLPIATLEEGGKLYMEVRVDRGVGYVPAERHGIKDRINSIPVDAIFSPVRRVAFQVEDTRLGQRTDLDKLTLRIWTDGSVTPLEALNQAVEILREHLSYFANPQATALPAPEPASVERTEGEEDLDLPLEELGLSTRVLHSLKEEGIESVRALLALNLKDLKNIPGIGERSLEEIREALAKRGFALKE; encoded by the coding sequence ATGTTAGAGAGCAAGCTGAAAGCCCCGGTCTTCACGGTGCGCACCCAGGGGCGGGAATATGGGGAGTTCGTCCTGGAGCCCCTGGAGCGGGGGTTCGGCGTCACCCTGGGCAACCCCTTGAGGCGGATTCTCCTTTCCTCCATCCCCGGGACCGCGGTCACCAGCGTCTACATTGAGGATGTCCTCCACGAGTTCTCCACCATTCCCGGGGTCAAGGAGGATGTGGTGGAGATCATCCTGAACCTGAAGGAGCTGGTGGTGCGCTTCCTGGACCCCAGGATGCAGACCACCACCCTGATCCTAAAGGCCCAAGGCCCTAAGGTGGTCAGGGCGGGGGATTTTGTCGTCCCACCTGATGCCGAGATCCTAAACCCCGATCTGCCCATCGCCACTTTGGAGGAGGGGGGTAAGCTCTACATGGAGGTGCGGGTGGACCGGGGCGTGGGGTACGTGCCCGCCGAGCGCCACGGCATCAAGGACCGGATCAACTCCATCCCCGTGGACGCCATCTTTTCCCCTGTGCGCCGGGTGGCCTTCCAGGTGGAGGATACCCGGCTTGGCCAGCGCACCGACCTGGACAAGCTGACCCTTAGGATCTGGACGGACGGTTCCGTGACCCCTCTGGAGGCCCTGAACCAGGCGGTGGAGATCCTTAGGGAGCACCTTTCCTACTTTGCCAACCCCCAGGCCACCGCCCTGCCTGCCCCGGAGCCGGCTTCGGTGGAGCGCACGGAAGGGGAGGAGGACCTGGACCTGCCCTTGGAGGAGCTAGGGCTTTCCACCCGGGTTCTTCACAGCCTCAAGGAGGAGGGGATCGAGTCGGTGCGGGCGCTTTTGGCCTTGAACCTCAAGGACCTTAAGAACATCCCCGGCATCGGGGAAAGGAGCCTCGAGGAGATCCGCGAGGCTTTGGCCAAGAGGGGCTTCGCCCTAAAGGAGTGA
- the rpmJ gene encoding 50S ribosomal protein L36 yields MKVRASVKKMCEKCKVVRRHGRVYVICENPKHKQRQG; encoded by the coding sequence ATGAAGGTACGGGCATCGGTGAAAAAGATGTGCGAGAAGTGCAAGGTGGTGCGCCGGCACGGTCGGGTGTACGTGATCTGCGAAAACCCGAAGCACAAGCAGCGTCAGGGATAA
- the rpsD gene encoding 30S ribosomal protein S4: MGRYLGPVCRLCRREGVKLYLKGERCYSPKCAMERRPYPPGQHGQKRTRRPSDYAVRLREKQKLRRIYGISETQFRNLFEEASRKKGVTGTVFLGLLESRLDNVVYRLGFAASRRQARQMVRHGHITVNGRRVDLPAYRVKPGDEIAIAEGSRNLAFIRENLEAMKGRKVGPWLSLDVEGMKGKFLRLPDREDLALPVNEQLVVEFYSR, translated from the coding sequence ATGGGTCGTTACCTTGGTCCAGTTTGCCGTCTTTGCCGCCGGGAAGGAGTGAAGCTTTACCTGAAGGGGGAGCGTTGCTACAGCCCCAAGTGCGCCATGGAGCGCCGCCCTTACCCACCAGGCCAGCACGGGCAGAAGCGCACCCGCCGGCCTTCGGACTACGCGGTGCGCCTGAGGGAGAAGCAGAAGCTCCGCCGCATCTACGGGATCTCGGAAACCCAGTTCCGCAACCTCTTTGAGGAGGCCAGCCGTAAGAAGGGGGTTACAGGTACCGTCTTCCTGGGACTTTTGGAGTCCCGCTTGGACAATGTGGTCTATCGGCTGGGCTTCGCTGCTAGCCGCCGCCAGGCCCGGCAGATGGTGCGCCATGGGCACATCACCGTGAACGGGCGCCGGGTGGACCTTCCCGCCTACCGGGTGAAGCCGGGGGACGAGATCGCCATCGCCGAGGGTAGCCGCAACCTGGCCTTCATCCGGGAGAACCTCGAGGCCATGAAGGGCCGCAAGGTGGGCCCCTGGCTTTCCTTGGACGTGGAGGGGATGAAGGGCAAGTTCCTGCGCCTGCCGGATCGGGAGGACCTGGCCCTGCCCGTGAACGAGCAGCTGGTGGTGGAGTTCTACTCCAGGTAG
- the rplQ gene encoding 50S ribosomal protein L17 produces the protein MRHLKSGRKLDRHSSHRLALYRNQAKSLLTHGRITTTVPKAKELTGFVDHLIHLAKRGDLHARRLVLRDLQDVKLVRKLFDEIAPKYQNRAGGYTRVLKLAERRRGDGAPLALVELVE, from the coding sequence ATGCGCCACCTAAAGTCTGGAAGGAAGTTGGACCGCCACTCTTCCCACCGTCTGGCCCTATACCGGAACCAGGCCAAAAGCCTGCTCACCCATGGCCGCATCACCACCACCGTGCCCAAGGCCAAGGAGCTCACCGGGTTCGTGGACCACCTCATCCACCTGGCCAAGCGGGGCGACCTGCACGCCCGCCGCCTGGTGCTGAGGGATCTGCAGGACGTGAAGCTGGTGCGCAAGCTCTTTGATGAGATTGCTCCCAAGTACCAGAACCGGGCCGGGGGGTACACCCGGGTGCTGAAGCTGGCGGAGCGCCGGCGGGGGGATGGGGCACCCTTGGCCCTGGTGGAGCTGGTGGAGTAG
- a CDS encoding Glu/Leu/Phe/Val family dehydrogenase gives MSLPAYRPPEDPGLWEAFLGRLERTLKVVDIHPTTVEYLAHPKRLVTVSLPVVMDDGKVRVFQGYRVVHDIARGPAKGGVRIHPRVTLGQTAGLAAWMTLKAAVYDLPFGGAAGGIAADPRLLSPRELERLVRRYTAELVNLIGPDIDILGPDLGTDQQTMAWIMDTYSMTVGSTVPGVVTGKPHALGGSEGRDDAAGLGVALVLAELARRRGLPLKGAKVVVQGFGQVGGSLALHAERMGLKVVAVSTARGAMYAEGGIPVAEALRHYEATGELPRYDLAPEELFTLPVDYLVLAALEGALDGELAKGVRAPVVLEAANFGLTPEAEAYLLGKGVLVVPDLLTGGGGLLASYLEWVQDLNMFFWSEEEVRQSFAKSVAKAVAEVCQRAEALSTDLRTGAMVLALERVNEATRLRGVYP, from the coding sequence ATGAGCCTTCCCGCCTATCGCCCTCCGGAAGACCCCGGCCTTTGGGAGGCCTTCCTGGGGAGGCTAGAGAGAACCCTAAAGGTGGTGGACATCCACCCCACCACGGTGGAGTACCTGGCCCACCCCAAGCGCCTGGTGACGGTTTCCTTACCCGTGGTCATGGACGACGGCAAGGTGCGGGTTTTCCAGGGCTACCGGGTGGTGCACGACATCGCCCGGGGGCCGGCCAAGGGGGGGGTCCGCATCCACCCCCGGGTTACCCTGGGCCAGACGGCGGGGCTGGCCGCCTGGATGACCTTGAAGGCCGCCGTTTACGACCTGCCCTTTGGCGGGGCGGCGGGGGGGATAGCCGCCGATCCCAGGCTTCTTTCCCCTAGGGAGCTTGAGCGCCTGGTGCGCCGCTATACCGCCGAGCTTGTCAACTTGATCGGCCCCGACATAGACATCCTGGGCCCCGACCTGGGTACGGACCAGCAGACGATGGCCTGGATCATGGACACCTACTCCATGACCGTGGGTTCCACGGTGCCCGGGGTGGTGACGGGCAAGCCCCATGCCCTGGGGGGTAGCGAGGGCCGGGACGATGCCGCGGGGCTTGGCGTGGCCCTGGTGTTAGCCGAGCTTGCCCGGCGGCGGGGGCTTCCCCTTAAGGGAGCCAAGGTGGTGGTCCAGGGGTTTGGCCAGGTGGGGGGAAGCTTGGCCCTTCATGCCGAGAGGATGGGCCTAAAGGTGGTGGCGGTTTCCACGGCCCGGGGAGCCATGTACGCGGAAGGGGGTATCCCCGTGGCCGAGGCCTTGCGCCACTACGAGGCCACCGGGGAACTTCCCCGCTACGACCTTGCCCCAGAAGAGCTTTTCACCTTGCCGGTGGATTACCTGGTCCTGGCGGCCCTCGAGGGGGCCTTGGACGGAGAGTTGGCCAAGGGAGTACGGGCCCCGGTGGTCTTGGAAGCCGCCAACTTTGGCCTCACTCCGGAGGCCGAGGCCTACCTCTTGGGTAAGGGGGTTTTGGTGGTCCCAGACCTCCTCACGGGGGGCGGGGGGCTTCTGGCCAGCTATCTGGAGTGGGTTCAGGACCTCAACATGTTCTTCTGGAGTGAAGAGGAGGTGCGGCAAAGCTTCGCCAAGAGCGTGGCCAAGGCGGTGGCTGAGGTGTGCCAAAGGGCGGAGGCCCTTTCCACGGATCTGCGCACCGGGGCCATGGTCCTGGCCCTGGAGCGGGTCAACGAGGCCACCAGGCTTCGGGGTGTTTACCCCTAA
- the rpsK gene encoding 30S ribosomal protein S11 yields the protein MARKTTKKKIKRQVASGKAYIHASYNNTIVTITDPDGNPITWSSGGVIGYKGSRKGTPYAAQLAAMDAAKKAMAYGMQSVDVIVRGTGAGREQAIRALQASGLQVKSIVDDTPVPHNGCRPKKKFRKAS from the coding sequence ATGGCCAGAAAGACCACCAAGAAGAAAATCAAGCGGCAGGTGGCCAGTGGGAAGGCGTACATCCACGCCTCCTACAACAACACCATCGTGACCATCACCGACCCGGACGGCAACCCCATCACCTGGTCCTCGGGTGGGGTCATCGGCTACAAGGGGAGCCGCAAGGGCACCCCGTATGCGGCCCAGCTTGCGGCCATGGACGCCGCCAAGAAGGCTATGGCCTACGGCATGCAGAGCGTGGACGTGATCGTGCGCGGCACCGGCGCGGGCCGGGAGCAGGCCATCCGGGCCCTCCAGGCCTCGGGCTTGCAGGTGAAGTCCATCGTGGACGACACCCCCGTGCCCCATAACGGCTGCCGGCCTAAGAAGAAGTTCCGCAAGGCTTCGTAA
- a CDS encoding polyprenyl synthetase family protein, with protein MTVLPDLQAPLIRFEEALSQLVQSDVLFVRLIHQDLVTAGGKRIRPRLVFLASRALGGAPFEMELALAVELLHSATLLHDDLIDDAETRRGKEAAFRRYGNAVSVLSGDFLLSRLLHVIAKTGRMELVERFAQVAKTLSEGEVLQFQVAALEDYSLENYERIITAKTAALMELCTEGPALLLGVDGEVREALARFGLLYGQAFQMRDDYLDLMGTPEALGKPVGGDMREGKATLITLLLMERFPEVREILRRKGREEGDLERLRTLARESGVAQEVERRIRERALMAAEALAPLPASPYKEALRSLALKEGERFF; from the coding sequence GTGACGGTCCTTCCTGACCTCCAGGCCCCCCTTATTCGCTTTGAGGAGGCCCTGTCCCAACTGGTGCAATCCGACGTCCTCTTCGTGCGCCTCATCCACCAGGACCTGGTGACGGCGGGGGGCAAGCGCATCCGGCCCCGCTTGGTTTTCTTGGCCTCGAGGGCCTTGGGGGGCGCCCCCTTTGAGATGGAGCTGGCCCTGGCGGTGGAGCTACTGCACTCCGCCACCCTCCTGCACGACGACCTCATTGACGACGCGGAAACCCGCCGGGGCAAGGAAGCGGCCTTTCGCCGGTACGGGAATGCGGTTTCCGTCCTTTCGGGGGATTTTCTGCTTTCCCGGCTTCTCCACGTGATCGCCAAGACCGGGCGGATGGAGCTGGTGGAGCGCTTCGCCCAGGTGGCCAAGACCCTGAGCGAGGGGGAGGTCTTGCAGTTCCAGGTGGCCGCCTTGGAGGACTACTCCCTGGAGAACTACGAGCGGATCATCACCGCCAAGACGGCGGCCCTCATGGAGCTTTGCACCGAGGGGCCGGCCCTCCTCTTGGGCGTGGATGGGGAGGTGCGGGAGGCCCTGGCCCGCTTCGGCCTCCTCTACGGCCAGGCTTTCCAGATGCGGGACGATTACCTGGACCTTATGGGTACCCCTGAGGCCTTGGGCAAGCCCGTGGGTGGGGATATGCGGGAGGGCAAGGCCACCCTTATCACCCTGCTCTTGATGGAGCGCTTCCCTGAGGTGCGGGAGATCCTGAGGCGAAAGGGAAGGGAGGAGGGGGATTTGGAGCGGCTGCGCACCCTGGCCCGGGAGAGTGGGGTAGCCCAGGAGGTGGAAAGGCGCATTCGGGAAAGGGCCTTGATGGCGGCTGAGGCCCTTGCGCCCCTGCCCGCCTCTCCCTATAAGGAGGCCCTTCGGAGTTTGGCCCTAAAGGAAGGGGAGCGCTTTTTCTGA